One Nostoc punctiforme PCC 73102 DNA window includes the following coding sequences:
- a CDS encoding type I polyketide synthase, with the protein MTIADQNQLSSSKRLLFALDEALAKIEATERSKNEAIAVIGMGCRFPGGANNPETLWQLLCDGLDATREVPPERWDIDSLYHPDPDIPGKMYVRSAGFLSDIDQFEPQFFGISPREAASTDPQQRLLLEVCWEALERAGEAPDKLAGSQTGVFIGVTANDYARLQSQALDQIDSYYITGNTLNAAAGRLSYTLGFQGPSMSIDTACSSSLVAIHQACQSLRNGECNQALAGGVNLILSPEVTVALCRTRMLSPEGRCKTFDADADGFARGEGCGIIVLKRLSDAQADKNNILAVIRGSAINQDGASSGFTVPNCSAQQTVIRQALKNAKVDFSEVSYIEAHGTGTSLGDPIEVRAIAGVLGKKRSPEDPLKIGTVKTNIGHLESAAGVAGVIKTILQLQHQQIVAHLHLKQLNPHINWEELAITVPTKQTAWQAKKGRRIAGVSAFGASGTNAHLILEEAPVEEAGEQGSRGAGEQGSRGAGEQGRNSSKSFPSASCDRPLHILSLSAKTPEALKQLASNYESHLAAHPEESFTDTCFTANTGRSQLAYRLSIVADSGEQAGDRLNAWKAGETSAAGIWQGQQPTAKPKIAFLFAGQGSQCAGVGRELYATQPTFKAALDKCADILRSYLDIPLLELLWGSSSHLIDQTAYTQPAIFAIEYALYQLWQSWGIQPNAVFGHSVGEYIAACVAGVFSLEDGLKLIATRAKLMQALPSGGGMAAVLVDKSQLLQALSPYAQQVVIAAYNGPRSFTISGAVEALEAVCKTLEAQGARTKRLNVSHAFHSSLMQPMLKEFEVVARQIDYHQPRIPLIANLTGQAAQREIATPEYWVKHVREAVQFEKSVQTLQQSGYELFLELSTKPTLLGMARQCLPENSAVWLPSLHPGQSDWYSILPTLAQLYAHGVTVDWLGFDRDYTRAKVILPTYPWQRQRCWVKSRAKATSLHKLHPLLDKQLRSPLSKDIFFESRFGTKLLPFLGDHLVYSEVVVPGACHLSLLLAAAKSTFKNSGCVLENVVFPQALAIAQDKERIVQLALTAENVDFAFKLISFEEEEADNWAVHATGKVTTAYGKPSTVSRSEVESRCTRELASIQLYEALRERNIDLGTSFRWLNSIHLGEREALGCLKVPTTILDAAEYELHPTLIDSCFQLFFAITPIEGEETFIPFSLEKFQFYQRPESELLWCHAKLRSLDTIQADRVIGDLQLFDQTGQLIAEVTGFEGRKANRQAVLRNFQAETGNWLYQVHWQPQQLSILPTHPQSGSWLLFAHDYEQGLQLAQQLRDRSQHCIIATVGTSYKQLNQETYQVNPTQPEDFQQLLEDSLSQQPPLRGVVYLEASAIPEDVSLNALREAQTVSYASALHLVQAVVQTPGLEAPRFWIVTRGTQAVSKNPVPLQVSQAALWGLGRVINHEHPELSCTCVDLAANAEADMEILLSELSSPDSENQISYHQGVRHVARLERYRGRSQNKDFKVAKDGSYLITGGLGALGLESAEWLVEQGAQHLILVGRNQPSATAQDTITQLENAGAQVLVVTADISDAAAATGVFEFIRSSLPPLRGVIHSAGVVDDGALRQLSWERFNRVLEPKVAGAWNLHCLTQDLTLDFFVCYSSIASLIGTPGQGSYAVANAFMDALVCDRQAHGLPGLSINWGPWAEVGMAARLENRSQSKIVAQGISGITSEKGFQVLGELLGQAAYQVGVLPINWNQFFEQSSFGIDEKFFEAFTPKLEQPEAEEFDVLQQLKAAPINEQRALLTTHVCNQVAKVIALDPSQINPQQGFFDLGMDSLTSVELKQRLQKSLGCQIPDTFVFNYPTIEAAVNYIAEKVLETETPSAATESASNNENLLLEFSESLEELSEAQIAELLTLKLDALD; encoded by the coding sequence ATGACTATTGCAGATCAAAATCAACTTTCTTCCTCGAAACGATTACTTTTTGCCCTCGATGAAGCCTTAGCAAAAATTGAGGCAACGGAACGCTCAAAAAATGAAGCGATCGCTGTTATCGGCATGGGTTGCCGTTTCCCTGGCGGCGCTAATAATCCAGAAACCCTGTGGCAGTTATTATGCGATGGGTTAGATGCTACTAGAGAAGTTCCCCCAGAACGCTGGGATATTGACTCTCTCTATCATCCAGATCCAGATATTCCAGGAAAAATGTATGTTCGTTCCGCAGGTTTCTTATCTGACATAGACCAGTTTGAACCCCAGTTTTTCGGAATTTCTCCACGGGAAGCCGCTAGCACTGATCCCCAACAGCGTTTACTTTTAGAGGTTTGCTGGGAAGCTTTGGAAAGAGCAGGCGAAGCCCCTGATAAGTTAGCTGGTTCTCAAACTGGGGTGTTTATTGGTGTCACCGCAAACGACTACGCCAGGTTGCAATCTCAAGCACTCGACCAAATTGATAGCTATTATATTACCGGAAATACTTTAAATGCTGCCGCCGGACGCTTGTCATACACCTTGGGTTTTCAAGGGCCAAGTATGTCAATTGATACCGCTTGCTCGTCTTCTCTGGTGGCGATTCACCAAGCTTGTCAAAGTTTGCGAAATGGAGAGTGTAACCAAGCTTTAGCAGGTGGCGTTAACTTAATTCTCTCTCCAGAAGTCACAGTTGCTCTTTGTCGAACCCGGATGCTTTCTCCGGAGGGACGCTGCAAAACCTTTGATGCAGATGCTGATGGCTTTGCTCGCGGCGAGGGTTGTGGAATTATAGTTTTGAAGCGTCTTTCTGATGCTCAGGCAGATAAAAATAATATTTTGGCTGTCATTCGGGGTTCAGCAATCAATCAAGATGGAGCGAGTAGCGGGTTTACTGTTCCCAACTGTTCTGCACAACAAACTGTAATTCGCCAAGCCCTGAAGAATGCAAAAGTAGACTTTTCGGAAGTTAGTTATATTGAAGCTCACGGTACAGGTACTTCTCTGGGTGATCCTATTGAAGTCAGAGCGATCGCAGGAGTTTTGGGGAAAAAGCGATCGCCTGAAGATCCACTGAAAATTGGTACGGTAAAAACTAACATTGGTCATTTAGAATCAGCTGCGGGTGTTGCTGGGGTCATTAAAACTATCCTCCAACTGCAACATCAACAAATTGTTGCTCACCTACACCTCAAACAGCTAAATCCTCATATAAATTGGGAAGAACTGGCAATTACTGTCCCTACAAAACAAACTGCTTGGCAGGCGAAAAAAGGACGGCGGATTGCGGGAGTTAGTGCTTTTGGAGCCAGTGGGACTAATGCTCACTTGATTTTAGAAGAAGCGCCGGTTGAAGAGGCAGGGGAGCAGGGGAGCAGGGGAGCAGGGGAGCAGGGGAGCAGAGGGGCAGGGGAGCAGGGGAGAAATTCGAGTAAGTCTTTCCCTTCTGCTTCTTGCGATCGCCCTTTGCATATTCTTTCGCTTTCTGCTAAAACTCCGGAGGCTCTGAAACAACTGGCTTCTAATTATGAGTCTCACCTAGCTGCTCATCCAGAAGAGTCTTTTACTGATACGTGCTTTACTGCTAACACTGGGCGATCGCAATTAGCCTACCGCTTGAGCATTGTTGCTGATTCTGGAGAGCAAGCAGGCGATCGCTTAAATGCTTGGAAGGCTGGCGAAACCAGCGCTGCTGGTATTTGGCAAGGTCAACAACCTACTGCTAAACCCAAAATTGCTTTTTTGTTTGCTGGACAAGGTTCGCAGTGTGCAGGGGTGGGTAGAGAACTCTACGCCACTCAACCCACTTTCAAAGCTGCCCTTGATAAATGCGCGGATATTTTACGTTCTTATTTAGATATTCCCCTGCTGGAACTGCTCTGGGGTAGTTCTTCCCATCTCATCGACCAAACCGCCTATACTCAACCTGCCATCTTTGCTATTGAATACGCTCTTTATCAATTGTGGCAATCTTGGGGAATTCAACCGAATGCTGTCTTTGGACACAGCGTTGGTGAATACATTGCGGCTTGCGTGGCTGGGGTGTTTAGTTTAGAAGACGGGCTGAAGTTGATTGCTACCCGCGCCAAATTGATGCAGGCTTTGCCAAGTGGCGGGGGGATGGCTGCGGTGTTGGTAGATAAATCTCAATTGTTACAAGCATTATCTCCTTACGCACAACAGGTAGTAATTGCTGCTTACAACGGCCCGCGCAGCTTTACGATTTCTGGTGCTGTGGAGGCGTTAGAAGCAGTTTGCAAAACTTTGGAAGCTCAGGGAGCGAGAACCAAGCGTTTGAATGTTTCTCACGCTTTCCACTCAAGCTTGATGCAACCAATGCTCAAAGAGTTTGAGGTAGTTGCCCGTCAAATTGACTACCACCAACCCCGGATTCCGCTCATTGCCAACCTGACGGGACAAGCCGCACAGCGAGAAATTGCCACCCCAGAATACTGGGTGAAACATGTGCGGGAAGCTGTGCAATTTGAGAAGAGTGTTCAAACTCTCCAGCAGTCCGGCTATGAGTTATTTCTGGAACTCAGCACTAAACCCACTCTTTTGGGAATGGCGCGGCAATGTCTGCCAGAAAATTCTGCGGTATGGCTGCCCAGTCTACATCCGGGACAATCTGATTGGTATAGTATATTGCCAACCTTAGCGCAGTTATACGCCCACGGCGTGACAGTAGATTGGTTAGGTTTTGACCGCGACTACACCAGAGCCAAAGTTATATTACCTACCTATCCCTGGCAACGCCAACGCTGCTGGGTCAAATCCAGAGCCAAGGCTACATCGTTACACAAGTTGCACCCACTGTTAGATAAACAGTTGCGATCGCCTTTATCCAAAGATATTTTCTTTGAGTCACGTTTTGGCACCAAATTGCTACCGTTTTTAGGCGACCACTTAGTTTACAGTGAAGTGGTTGTACCGGGAGCGTGTCACCTGTCACTGTTATTGGCAGCAGCAAAAAGCACGTTTAAAAATTCCGGATGTGTCTTAGAAAACGTAGTCTTTCCCCAAGCGCTGGCGATCGCCCAAGATAAAGAACGGATTGTACAATTAGCACTGACCGCAGAAAACGTAGACTTTGCATTCAAACTGATTAGCTTTGAAGAAGAGGAAGCCGATAATTGGGCTGTCCACGCCACCGGGAAGGTTACTACTGCTTACGGGAAACCGTCAACAGTCTCCCGTTCTGAAGTGGAATCGCGCTGCACACGGGAATTAGCAAGTATTCAACTTTACGAAGCTCTCAGAGAACGCAATATTGATTTAGGAACTAGTTTTCGTTGGCTGAATTCGATTCATTTGGGAGAACGAGAAGCGCTTGGTTGTCTGAAAGTACCGACAACTATTTTGGATGCAGCCGAATATGAATTACATCCGACGCTGATTGATTCTTGCTTTCAACTGTTTTTTGCCATCACGCCAATTGAGGGCGAAGAAACTTTTATCCCCTTTAGCTTAGAGAAATTCCAGTTTTATCAGCGCCCAGAAAGCGAATTGTTATGGTGTCATGCTAAATTGCGATCACTAGATACCATTCAAGCAGATCGAGTTATTGGCGACTTGCAACTTTTTGACCAAACTGGACAACTGATTGCAGAAGTCACAGGTTTTGAAGGCAGAAAAGCCAATCGCCAAGCCGTACTGCGAAATTTTCAAGCGGAAACTGGAAACTGGCTGTACCAAGTTCATTGGCAACCCCAGCAACTTTCAATTCTTCCTACACATCCACAATCGGGTAGTTGGCTGCTTTTTGCCCATGACTACGAACAAGGATTGCAATTAGCCCAACAGTTGCGCGATCGCTCTCAGCATTGTATCATCGCTACCGTTGGCACGAGCTATAAACAATTAAATCAAGAAACTTATCAAGTTAATCCCACCCAACCAGAAGACTTTCAGCAATTACTTGAAGACAGCCTCAGTCAACAACCGCCTTTGCGTGGCGTTGTCTACCTAGAAGCATCTGCCATCCCAGAAGATGTATCATTGAATGCTCTCCGGGAGGCACAAACGGTGAGTTATGCCAGCGCTTTACATTTGGTGCAAGCAGTTGTACAGACACCAGGATTAGAAGCTCCACGGTTCTGGATAGTGACACGGGGAACTCAAGCCGTAAGTAAAAATCCAGTTCCTCTACAAGTTTCCCAAGCAGCACTTTGGGGATTAGGGCGGGTAATTAACCACGAACATCCAGAATTATCTTGCACCTGCGTTGATTTAGCTGCCAATGCAGAAGCGGACATGGAAATTTTATTGAGTGAATTATCCTCCCCTGACAGCGAAAATCAAATTAGCTACCATCAAGGGGTGCGCCATGTTGCTAGATTAGAACGTTATCGTGGGCGATCGCAAAACAAGGATTTCAAAGTTGCAAAGGACGGCAGTTACTTAATTACTGGCGGATTAGGGGCTTTAGGTCTTGAGAGTGCTGAATGGCTGGTTGAACAAGGAGCGCAGCATTTAATTCTTGTAGGACGAAACCAGCCTTCCGCAACAGCCCAAGACACCATTACTCAGTTAGAAAATGCAGGCGCTCAGGTGCTTGTGGTGACAGCAGATATCTCAGATGCAGCAGCCGCCACTGGGGTGTTCGAGTTTATTCGCTCATCTCTTCCCCCATTACGAGGAGTCATTCATTCCGCAGGGGTTGTAGATGATGGCGCATTGCGTCAACTCTCATGGGAGCGGTTTAACCGTGTCCTCGAACCAAAAGTTGCAGGTGCATGGAATCTGCATTGCCTAACTCAGGACTTGACTTTAGATTTCTTCGTTTGTTACTCTTCTATTGCCTCATTAATTGGTACTCCTGGACAAGGAAGCTATGCAGTAGCAAATGCCTTTATGGATGCCTTGGTTTGCGATCGCCAAGCTCATGGTTTACCAGGATTAAGCATCAATTGGGGTCCTTGGGCAGAGGTGGGAATGGCAGCCCGTTTGGAAAACCGCAGCCAAAGTAAAATAGTAGCGCAAGGAATTAGTGGTATTACTTCCGAAAAGGGATTCCAAGTACTAGGAGAATTGCTAGGACAAGCAGCTTACCAGGTAGGTGTTCTACCAATCAATTGGAATCAGTTTTTTGAGCAATCATCCTTCGGCATTGATGAAAAGTTCTTTGAGGCTTTCACTCCAAAATTAGAGCAACCAGAAGCGGAAGAATTTGATGTCTTACAGCAGTTAAAAGCTGCACCAATTAACGAGCAACGAGCATTGTTAACCACTCATGTGTGTAATCAAGTTGCGAAAGTTATTGCTCTTGACCCATCACAAATTAATCCTCAGCAAGGGTTCTTTGATTTAGGCATGGATTCCTTGACTTCAGTGGAATTAAAACAGCGCTTGCAGAAAAGTTTAGGATGCCAAATTCCCGACACCTTTGTGTTTAATTACCCAACAATCGAAGCTGCGGTTAATTATATTGCCGAAAAAGTGTTAGAGACAGAAACTCCATCGGCTGCGACTGAATCAGCGTCAAATAACGAGAATTTACTTCTTGAATTTTCAGAAAGTTTGGAAGAGTTATCTGAAGCACAAATTGCTGAACTATTAACTCTGAAACTTGATGCCCTTGATTAG